GGCAGGCAGGACCGCAGGAACGAACCGTGCCTGGAGACGGTACGGGAGCTGGCCGACCGGATCGTCGAGGTCCTCGGCCCGTGGCAGGACAAGCCGCTGGCGCTGTTCGGGCACAGCCTGGGCGCCTCGGTCGCCTTCGAGGTCGCCCTGCGGATGGAGGCGCGGGGCATCATGCCCGCCGCGCTCATCGTGTCCGGCCGGCGGGCTCCCAGCGCCCATCGGGACGAGCGGGTCCACCAGCGCGGCGACGAAGGGCTGCTGGAGGAGATCAGGCGTCTGGGCGGTCCCCAGCCCCAGCTCCTGGACGACGACGAGATCCGGCGCATGGTCCTGCCCTCGATCCGTGCCGACTACAAGGCCGCCGAGACCTACCGCTACGAGCCCGGCCCGCCGCTGTCGGCCCCCGTCTACGCCCTGACGGGGGACGCCGACTCCAAAGCCACCACCGACGAGGTCCGCCAGTGGGCCGGCCACACCACCGGGCCGTTCCGGATGGCCGTCTACCCCGGCGGCCACTTCTACCTCAACGCCCACGCCCCGGCGGTGACCGAGGAGATCGCCACCTGGCTGGTCCCCACCGCCACCACCGGACGCTGACACACCCCCGCCACAGCGGTTTCGTTACGCAAATACACGATTTGCGGAAATGGTGCGTGGCGGGGAATTCACCCGGTCTTCCACGGCCGGGCAATTTCCCGTCCCATTCCCCCCCCGCCGTCCACGGTCGGGTTCCGCCTCCGCTCCGGCCGTCCGTGTCCGGGTTCGGGCCCGGCGGCGTCCCGGTGGCCGGGGGGTCCGGGACGGCGGCTGCCCGTCCGTCCGGCTACCGGGCCGGATTGCCGCGCGTCTTCAGCGGTTCCCACCAGTCGCGGCGTTCTCCGTACCAGGCGACGGTCTCGGCCAGTCCTTCGTCGAAGGAGACCCGCGGGCGGTAGCCGAGTTCCGTGGAGATCTTGGTGATGTCGACCGAGTACCGGCGGTCGTGGCCCTTCCGGTCCGGCACGTTCTCCACCATGGACCAGTCGGCGCCGGCCATACGCAGGAGCCGCCCGGTGAGTTCACGGTTCGTCAGCTCGGTGCCGCCGCCGATGTTGTAGACCTCGCCCGTCACGCCCTTCTCCGCGACCAGCGCGACAGCACGGCAGTGGTCGTCCACGTGCAGCCAGTCCCGCACATTGCCGCCGTCCCCGTACAGGGGCACCTTCCGCCCGTCGAGCAGGTGCGTCACGAACAGCGGAATCATCTTCTCGGGGTTCTGGTACGGCCCGTAGTTGTTGGAGCACCGGGTGATGCAGACCGGCAGCCCGTGGGTGCGGTGGAAGGCCCGCACCAGAAGATCGGAGGACGCCTTGGACGCCGAGTACGGGGAGTTCGGCTCCAGGGGCCGCTCCTCGCTCCAGGACCCCTGGTCGATCGAGCCGTAGACCTCGTCCGTCGAGACGTGGACGAACTTCCCCACCCCGGCCCGCAACGCGGCGTCCAGCAGCACCTGGGTGCCCAGGACGTTGGTCCGGACGAATTCCTCGGACCCGCCGATCGACCGGTCCACATGCGATTCCGCGGCGAAGTGCACGACGAGGTCACAGCCCTTCAGCGTCTCCGCGACCAGGGCGTGGTCACCGATGTCACCGTGGACGAACGTCAGCCGGGGATCGTCCCGGACGGGGGCGAGACTGGCCCGGTTCCCGGCGTAGGTGAGCTTGTCCAGCACCACCACCTCGGGCACGGTTCCCCCGGTGTACCCACCGGTCAGGGCCTGCCTCACGAAGTGGGAACCGATGAACCCCGCGCCGCCGGTCACGACGATACGCATACCGTCCCCCTCATTCCTCAGAGATCCGCACTCGCGATGGCCATCAGATACGCCCCGTAATCCGAATTCCGCAGCTCCCCGCCCAGCGCGTGACACGCGGCGGCATCGATGAACCCCATACGGAAAGCGATCTCCTCCAGACACGCGATCCGCACACCCTGGCGCTCCTCCAGGACCTGTATGTACTGACCGGCCTGGAGCAGGGAATCATGCGTTCCCGTATCGAGCCACGCGAACCCGCGCCCCAGATCGACCATCCTGGCCCTGCCCTGCTGGAGATATGCCCGGTTCACATCGGTGATCTCCAGCTCACCCCGTGCGGAGGGCCGGATCTCCCGCGCGATGTCCACCACACCGTTGTCGTAGAGGTAAAGCCCCGTGATCGCCAGATTCGACTGCGGCCGCGCCGGCTTCTCCTCCAGCGACACCAGTTCGCCCCGGCCGTCGGTCACCCCGACCCCGTAACGCTCCGGGTCCTTCACCGCATAACCGAACAGCACGCACCCGTCGACATCCCTGCACTGCTCGCTCAACAACGCCGACAGGCCCGGACCGTGGAAAATGTTGTCACCGAGAACCAGCGCCACCGGATCATCCCCGATGAACTTCTCGCCGATGACGAAAGCCTCCGCGATCCCGTTGGCCTGCGTCTGCTCCGCATACTCGATGGAAAGCCCGAGCCTGCTCCCGTCCCCCAGCAGCCCCTGGAACAGGCCGACATGCGACGGCGTCGAGATCACCAGGATCTCCCTGATGCCCCCCAGCATGAGAACCGACAGCGGGTAATAAATCATCGGCTTGTTGTAGACGGGGAGTAACTGCTTCGACACCGCATGCGTCAACGGATAAAGCCGTGACCCATTCCCCCCGGCCAGAACGATGCCCTTCATGTCCATCGACCCCCGTATCCGACGACCAACCCGGAACACACCGGACAGAACACCGTCCGACCACCATCAAATCCAAGTCCGAGCACCGAGACTATCCCTCACCACAACACCCCGTCCACCACCACGAAAAACACCAACAACCACAAACACACCCACTGGCAAAACTCACCCCAGATGCCTTCCCGTCCGCAAACACCACCGTTCCGGAACCGCACCCTCCACAGCGGCCGCACGGCCGGGGCGAGGCGGCCGGGGCGAGGCCGGCCCCCCGGCGCGACGGTCTTCGGAAAGGCCGGAGGGAACCGGGGCCGCCGATGCCGACGGCCGCCCGGCCGCCTCCGCCGCGACGCGGGACACCTCGGGCGGAGAACGCGAGGTGGACGACCGCGGGGAAGAGTCGGCGGTCCGGGACGGGAGACCCTGCTCCCGGAGCGCGGACCGCCCGCGTACGCCCGCCCGCGCGCGCCCGCGTCCGCCCGTGCGCGCGGCCGGCACGGCATGCCGGGGCACGGGCGGGGCCGGCTCGGGATGCGGCGACGCCCCGGCCGGGAGCATCGCGTACGGACCGGAGCGGGAAACGATGGGCCGGAAGCCGTTCCCGGCGCTGCGGCAGGCGGCCCGTCCCGAGGCCGGCCGACCCTGCGGCACCGGGCGGCGGACGGTGTTTCCCCGCCCGGAGCGGAGACCCGCGACGGTGCCCGGATGCGGCAACTGTCCTGCGAAAACAGGTCTTGCGCCGCGCAGAAGCGCTTGCGTACTATGACGCGAACTCGAAGATCAGCGTAGGGAGTTAGGTAAAACTGTCAACTATGCAGGCGCAGGATTTGACCATCTCCCAGTTGCCCCGGGTGCTGCGCCGATCGGGCTTCCTCGTACTGACGGATCATCCGGCGATGCCGGAACACCCGTCCGCATAATCAACTCTCGCCCGCTTCGGGGGGTGCGACGGCGGAGTTGCGCGCGTCGGCAAGGACTTCAGGAATCGCCTTGCGACGGAACTGTCCTCACGCCTGGTCTCCATCCCGGAGCCACGGACAACACGCCCCCCGGTAACTGAGCGCGGCTAGCCTGCGGTTGAGGCATGAGGAGGAACACATGGGCGTCGATGAAGTCGCAGTTGAGGCGGATGATCCCGCTCTCGACGACGTCGGGGACCGCCTGCTGTCGATCGTGTGCACCCGGTTGAACACCTCCTGCACACTCGATGACAACTTCTTCGCTCTCGGGGGCGGTTCCCTCGACGCACTCGAAGTCCTTGCGCGAATCCGTGAGGAGTTCGGGGTCCGTATTCGACTGCGGGAATTCTTCAAGGCGGAAACCCTCCGCGATCTCCGGGACATGATGGGAAGCGCGGCGTGACCGTTAACAGCACCGAGCCGATGACGGAAACGCTGCCGATCGGCCCGCTCCAGGAAGGCATGTGGCTGTTCTGGCGGCTGAATCCGGCGAGCCCCGCGTACTGCATGCCGGAGATTTTCCACTTCGAGGGTGAATTCGTCCTCGAAGCAGTGGAGTTCACGTTCAACGAGCTGATCCGGCGTCACGAGTCGTTGCGTACGACCTTCCGTGAGACCGAGGCCGGTGCCGTGCAGGTCATCGCGCGCGAGCCGGAGCCGAGGCCTGTTGAGGTGCTGGACCTGCGCCACTTGCCGGAGGGCGAGCGGTCCGAGCGGCTGCAGTCGGCCATCAACGCCGCGGCCAACCGCCCGTTCGACCTGGAGGCCGAGGCGGGGATCAGGCTCACCGCCCTCCGCGTCTCGGACAGCCGCACCACGCTGGTGCTGGTGGCCCACCACCTCGTGTGTGACGGCCTGTCGATGGCCGTCCTCCTGGACGAGTTCGGCGAGCTGTACCGCTCGGCCCGCCGCGGCGTCCCGGCCGAGCTCGGCCCCGTACCGCCCGGATACAGCACCTTCGTCAACAGGCAGCTCGCCACGCTCGCGAACGGCACGTACGAAGAGGAGCGGAAGTACTGGCGTGAGCGGCTCGCCGGAATCACCGGCAGCGCCCTGCCCGGCGCTGTCCACAGCTCCGTGCGGACGCCGGTGGCGCGGGACACGGCCCTGATGTCCCTCACGCTCGACGACACGCTGACCGAATCCCTCACGGCCTTTGCCCGCCGCACCCGGTCCACGCAGTTCTCCGTCCTCCTGGCCGTGATGAAGGTGATGATCGCGGCCGCCACGAGCGAGGGCACCACCGTGCTGGGCATGGCCACGAGCGGCCGGACGCCCGAGTTCGAGCGCACGGTCGGCTTGCTCGCCAACACCATCGTCATCCGGTCCGAGATCGACCTGACGCAGTCCTTCGCCGAGACGCTCGGCGAGGTGTCGCTGGACCTCATGGAGGCCATCGACCACCAGGACCTGCCGTTCAGCAGGATGATCGCGGACCTCGACGCCGAGCAGCAGCTGGGTTCGGACATCCTGCGCACGGTGTTCACCGCGGGCGCCGTCGGCAGCCTGAAACTGGGCGAGGGCGACCTGTCCGAGGTCTTCGCGCGGACCGATCAGGGGCCGTTCGACCTGCACGTGGCCTGCGACATCGTCGACACGGGGATCGCGCTGGACTGGGAGTACGCCCTCGGTACGTACCCCCACGAGGTCGCGCGTGGGTACGCCGCCGCGTACCAGGAGATCCTCGCGAGGCTGCTGGGCGAGCCCGACGCGCCGATGGACTCCCTCGGCCTGGCCGAGGTCCTGGCCCGCGTGCCCGGCCTCGCGGGAGGCGAGGCCGCTGGCGCGACCCCGGCCGTGGCAGCGGACCGGCAGGCCGCGGAAGGGGAGGAGGGCGGGCAGGACGCTGTGTTCACGCCCGTCGAGGAGACGGTCGCCGCCATTTGGACCGAGGTGCTCGGCGTGCCGGTGGAATCCCCGCACGACGACTTCTTCGACCTGGGCGGGCACTCGCTGCTGGTGGGCGCCACCATCGCGGAGGTGCGCCAGCAGGTCTCGCAGTCCGCGACCCTGCGCATGCTCTTCGACTACCCGCAGTTGCGCGAGTTCGTCTCCCAGCTGGAAGTCGACGGCCGGCCGGCGTAAAGCTGAGGATCCGGTTCTCAAGCCGCCGCAGTGGCCACCACCGCGCCGTGGAATTCGCGGCACGGTGGGCCCGGACGCGGTGACCGCTTTACGTGAGGGAGCAGCAGGTGCAAGAGCCGCTGGCCATCGTGGGCATGGCGTGCAGGGTTCCGGGGGCGGCCGACTACCGCTCCCTGTGGACCGGGATCGAGACCGGGGCGACGGGCATGGTGCGAGTCGGCGAGGAGGACCGCCGGCGGGAGAACATCAGCCTGGACCCCGAGGTGCGCAACCGGTACGTACCGGTCGCGGCGCCGCTGGACGGGTACGACGCCTTCGACAACGCCGCCTTCGGCATGAGCGCCGGGGAGGCCGACGGACTCAACCTCAACGGCCGCGTCCTGATGGAGGTCGCGCTCTCGGCCCTGGAGGACGCGGGCTGCGACCCGTTGCGGTATGCGGGCGGTATCGGCCTGTTCGCCGCCGGCGGGGGCGCCTCGCCGATCTCCGTCGTGCAGCGTGCCGGGGACTCCCGGTACGGGGATCCGGCGCGGCCTCTGAAGATTTCGGAGGCCATCAACTGGACGTCGCTGCTGGACAACGACTATCTGGCCACGCGGGTCGCGTACGCGCTGGATCTGCGGGGGCCGTGTCTGACGGTGCAGTCCGCGTGTTCCAGTTCTCTCGTCGCCCTGCACCTGGCGATGCGCAGTGTGCTCCATGGTGATGCGGACATGGCGGTGGCCGGGGGTGTCAATGTCGAACTGCCGCACCGGGTGGGCTATTACCACCAGGAGGGCAGTATCTGGTCGGTCGACGGCTCCTGCCGGCCGTTCGACGCCGACGCCGGCGGCACCATCACCGCCAGCGGTGCGGGCGCGGTGGTCATCAAGCGTCTGGATCAGGCGCTCGCGGACGGGGACGCCGTCCACGCGGTGATCCGCGGCAGCGCGCTCAACAACGACGGGAACCGGAAGGTCGGTTTCACCGCGCCGAGTGTGACGCAGCAGAGCCGTGTCATCGGTGCGGCGCTGGCGAACGCGGGGGTCGACAGGCGCGAGATCGGCTACCTGGAGGCGCACGGCACCGCCACCGCGATCGGTGACGTCGTGGAGTGGGCGGCCATCGAGCAGGCGCTGGGGCCGGACGGGGTGCGGTGCGCGCTGGGCGCCACCAAGGCCAACCTCGGGCATCTGGGGGCCGCTTCGGGCATCCTCGGCGTCATCAAGGCGGCGCTCGTCCTCGCGCACGGCCGGATCCCGCCGGTGGCGAACTTCAGGGAACGCAACCCGCAGATCAGGCCGAAGAGCGACCGGCTCTTCGTGCCGGAGAGCTGTGGGCCGTGGGAGAGCGAGAAGCCGCGGCTGGCCGGGGTGAGCTCGATGGGCGTCGGCGGCACCAACGCGCACGTCGTCCTGGAGGAGCCGCCCGTCGCCGAACCGGTCGAGGAATCAGGCGAGTTGGTGGCCGTACTGCCGGTGTCCGCCGCCTCCGAGCGGAGCGCCCAGGACACCGCCGAGCGCGTCGCGCGGTTCGCCGCCGAGCATCCCGGGCGCCTCGGCGCCCTCGCCCACACCCTCGCCACGGGGCGGCGAGTGCTCCCCCACCGGGAGGCGGTCGTCGCCGTCCGGCGGGAGGGTGAGGTCACCACCTGGCGTACGGGCGGGCGGCTGGCGAAGCGGAAGCCCGCCGGTGTGCTGGTCCTGCCGGGTCAGGGGATGCCGGCGGGAGATCTCACCGGTGCCGCGGCCGGGATCGACGGGTTCGCGGAGCTGTTCGCCGAGGCGCTGCGCGCGCTGCCGGCCGAGGACCGGCCCGCGGTGGAAGGGCTGTTGTCGGGTGCGCCGGCGGACGGGGCCGAGCCGCGCCTGGGCGAGCTCGCTCTGCTGGTGCAGTCCGTGGTGATCGGCCGGTCGCTGCTGGCGGACGGTCTGCGGCCGTCGGCGCTGTGCGGGTTCAGCCTGGGCGAGTTCGCGGCCGGGGTGCTCGCCGGTGTGTTCGACCTGGGCGAGGCCGCCGCGGTGGTCTCGGAACGCGCCCGCATCCTGCGGGACGCACCGCCGGGCGGGATGATCCGCGTACGCCTCGCCGAGGAGGCCCTTGCTCCCTATCTGGGCGAGGCGGTGTCCCTGGCGATCGTGCCCGGTGCCAGGGACTGCATGGTCAGCGGGGAGGCCGCCGCTCTGGCCGCGCTCACGAAGCGGCTGCGCGGCGACAGGGTCGCGGCCGTCCGCGTCCCCGTGGCGCACCCGTACCACAGTGCGGTCCTGTCGGATCTTCTCGCCGGGTACCGGGACGTGTGGGCGAAGGTCTCCCTGCGGCCCCCGGAGATCCGGCTGATGTCGCCCACCGAGGGCGGCTGGCTGGACGACACGACGGCTTGCGATCCCGGCTTCTGGGCGGGCCAGCTGGTCCGGCCGGTGCGGTTCGGCCAGGCCATGGCGGGGCTCCGCGCGGACGGCGCGGATCTCGTTCACGTCCTGGACGCGGAGACCGGTATCACGCCGTTCGTCCGTGAGGTGTTCGGTGCCGCCGCCTCGGCCATGACCGTGAAGGGCCAGGCGGGTTACGACGAGGTGAGCCGGGCGCGGCTGCTGGCCGCCGCGTGGACGGCCGATCTGGACCGGGTCGCGGTGGGCGCCGGGGAGGGGGCCGGCGCCGCCGGGCCCGTGCGTGTCCACGCTCCCACGTACGTCTTCGACCACCGTGCTCAGGAGGAGCAGCCGCCGATGCAGAGCGAGGCACAGTCCACAGCGGAGAGCGCGGAGGCACAGCCCGCCGCGGAGAGCGCGCCGTCCCGGCCCGTGCTCTCCCCCGCCCGGGCGGCGGCCGTCGACGCCGGGGTCCGGCAGATCGTCGCCAAGCTCGTGGGGCTGTCCCCGCAGGAGCTGGAGGCGGACCTGTCCTTCATCGAGCTCGGTTACGACTCGTTCCTGCTCATCCAGCTCGCGGACGCCCTGTCGGCCGAGTACCGGGTGGATGTGGACGTGCGGCTGCTGTATTTCGATCTCGATTCGTGTGCCGCCCTCAGCGACCACCTCAAGGGCAGGGTCGCCGCGGGCGGCCCCGCCGAGGAGGCAGCCGCCCCGGCCACGGCCCCCGCCCCGGTGCCCGCGCCCGTGTCCGTGTCCGAGGCGGTGCGGCAGCCGGCCCCCGCGCCCGTAGTCGTGCCTCCCGCAGCGCAGGCCGGGCCGGCCGCGGTCGCACCGCTGCCGCGGCCGCCCGTGCCGGTGACCGGCGGGGCGGACGGGACCGAGCCGCTGCCGGCCGAGGCCGACTGGATGCGGCGCACTCCCCTGTCGAAGCGCATCACCGAGGAGGACCGTTTCGCCCTGGCCGACCAGCGCAATCTGGTCGCCTCCCGCAGGAACCGGCGCGAGGTCAGCTACCCGGTGGTCGGCGCCCGTGGCGCCGGGGCGCGTTTCACCAGCGTCGACGGGCACGAGTTCCTCGACCTCTGCATGGGCTTCGGCGTCAATCTGCTCGGGCACGCCTCGGCGCCGCTGACCGCGGCACTGAGCTCCTTCTCCCCCTCGGACCTGCTGATCGGGCCGCAGTCGTCCACGGCCGGCGAGGTGGCCCGCGGTATCGCCTCGCTGACGGGCGTGGACCGGGTCGCCTTCACCTCCTCGGGCACCGAGGCGGTCATGGGCGCCGTGCGGGCGGCCCGTGCCCGCACCGGCCGCAGGCTCGTCGTGCAGTTCTCCGGCTCGTACCACGGCACCTTCGACGGTGTGCTGGTCGCGCCGCGCGCGGGCGGTGAGCGGGGCGAGAGCACGCCCCTGGGGCGGGGCACGCCGCCCTCGATGGTCGAGGACGTGCTGATCCTCCCCTACGACGAATCCGCGCTGCCGGTCCTGGAGTCCTACGGGGAGCAGCTGGCCGCGGTGCTGGTCGAGCCGGTCCAGAGCCGGCGCCCCGGCTACCAGCCGGCCGCGTTGCTGCATCAGCTGCGGGCGCTCACGAGCGCGTTCGGGGCGGCGTTGGTCTTCGACGAGATCATCACCGGTTTCCGGTGCCACCAGGGGGGCGCCGCCGCGTACTTCGGGGTGCACCCGGACCTCGTGACGTACGGCAAGGTGATCGGCGGGGGCATGCCCATCGGGGTCATCGCCGGGGACGCCGAGTTCATGGCGCCCATCGACGGCGGACGCTGGCGTGAGGGCGATGTGGGCTTCCCGCAGCGGCCGAGCATGGTGTTCGCCGGCACGTTCGGCAAGCATCCGATGACCATGGCCGTGGCGCAGCAGATGGTCTGGCACCTGAAGAAGGAGTCGCCCCGGCTCCAGACCGGGCTGACGGACATGACCGCCGGCCTCGCGGCGCGGATCAACGCGCGGGCCGCCGCGCAGGGCCATCCGCTCGAGGTCGAGCACTTCTCCTCCCTGTTCCGGATCAACGTGGAGGGCGGCCCGCTGGCGGAGGACATGTTCTCCCTCGGCCTGCGCAACCGCGGGATCTATGTGTGGGAGGGCGGCACCTGCTTCCTGAGCGCCGCCCACACCGAGGCGGACTGCGCCCGGATCGCCGAGGCGGTGGCCGAGACCGCGGCGGAGCTCGACGCGCACGGCCACTGGGACAAGGTGCGTGCGCGGCGCACCGCGGGCCCCGCATCCGATCCCGTACCGGCGGCGGTCCCCGCTTCCGAGCCCGTGCCCGCGCCGGTCCCGGAGCCCGCTGCCGGGCCGGTGGCGGCCGGGGAGGCGCCGCTGACGGACGGGCAGAAGCTCCTGTGGATGGCGACCGAGCTGGGCGGGGAGCTCGGCCAGGCGTACCAGATGTCCGATGTGCTGCGCGTCGAGGGCGTCGTGGACGCGGAACGTCTGCGGCGGGCGGTCGAGCGGGTCGCGGCGCGGCACGAGGCGATGCGGACCGGGTTCGACGAGTACGGGGAGTTCCAGCGCACCGTGGCGCATGCCGTGCCGGACTTCTCGGCCGGCACGCTCGCCGACGCCTCGGCGGGCGAGGTGGAGGCGCTGCTGCACCAGCACGCCCTGCGGCCGGTGGACCTGTCGGCCCCCTCGCTGTTCCGTTTCCACCTCCTGCAGACCGAGGACGCCGCCTTCGTGCAGGCCACCGCCCCGCACGCGGTGGTCGACGGATGGTCGTTCCAGGTGCTGTGGTCGGAGCTGTCCGCCTGCTATCTGGACGAGACGGCGGGCGCGGCCCTGGAGCCGCCGGCCGGTTTCCTGGAGTACGCGCGGCGCAAGCGTGAGGAGGAGGACGGGCGGTTCGAGGCCGGCAGCGCCCGGTGGCGGGAGCGGTTCGAGAAGGTCTGGGCCTCGGCGCCGCTGACCGAGGACGCGGGCCCGTGGCAGCCCCTCACCCGGGCGGACGGTCTGCCGGCGCAGAGCCTCGCGGACCTGCGCGGGCTCGCCCGGGCGAGCGGCGCGACCCGGCACACGGCCGCCCTGGCGGCGGTCGCGGTGGCGGCCTCGCTGCTCACCGGCACCGACCAGGCACTTCTGATGGCCCATCAGACGGGGCAGCCCCGGTACACCGACAGGCCGCTCATGGGGTTCTGCGTGGACCTGCTGCCGGTCTTCGCCGAGCTTCCCGACGCCGGCAGCCTGATCGACGTGGCGAAGGGCCTGCAGCGGCAGATCCTGGAGTTCTCGCCGCACACGTCCGGGCTCTACCGTGTGCTGCAGGAACAGCGCTACCGTCGGCAGCCGTCCGGTCTTCTCGCCTTCAACTACGAGGTGCAGCCCCCGGCGGGTCTGTTCGGTTCCACCGCCACCCCCGTCGTCCTGCCGCGGCCGTC
Above is a window of Streptomyces sp. V2I9 DNA encoding:
- a CDS encoding thioesterase II family protein, translating into MVTSSDAGDLWVRRFHPSPQAPVRLLCLPYAGGSASYFHPVSQRLAPRVETLAVQYPGRQDRRNEPCLETVRELADRIVEVLGPWQDKPLALFGHSLGASVAFEVALRMEARGIMPAALIVSGRRAPSAHRDERVHQRGDEGLLEEIRRLGGPQPQLLDDDEIRRMVLPSIRADYKAAETYRYEPGPPLSAPVYALTGDADSKATTDEVRQWAGHTTGPFRMAVYPGGHFYLNAHAPAVTEEIATWLVPTATTGR
- the rfbB gene encoding dTDP-glucose 4,6-dehydratase — protein: MRIVVTGGAGFIGSHFVRQALTGGYTGGTVPEVVVLDKLTYAGNRASLAPVRDDPRLTFVHGDIGDHALVAETLKGCDLVVHFAAESHVDRSIGGSEEFVRTNVLGTQVLLDAALRAGVGKFVHVSTDEVYGSIDQGSWSEERPLEPNSPYSASKASSDLLVRAFHRTHGLPVCITRCSNNYGPYQNPEKMIPLFVTHLLDGRKVPLYGDGGNVRDWLHVDDHCRAVALVAEKGVTGEVYNIGGGTELTNRELTGRLLRMAGADWSMVENVPDRKGHDRRYSVDITKISTELGYRPRVSFDEGLAETVAWYGERRDWWEPLKTRGNPAR
- the rfbA gene encoding glucose-1-phosphate thymidylyltransferase RfbA → MKGIVLAGGNGSRLYPLTHAVSKQLLPVYNKPMIYYPLSVLMLGGIREILVISTPSHVGLFQGLLGDGSRLGLSIEYAEQTQANGIAEAFVIGEKFIGDDPVALVLGDNIFHGPGLSALLSEQCRDVDGCVLFGYAVKDPERYGVGVTDGRGELVSLEEKPARPQSNLAITGLYLYDNGVVDIAREIRPSARGELEITDVNRAYLQQGRARMVDLGRGFAWLDTGTHDSLLQAGQYIQVLEERQGVRIACLEEIAFRMGFIDAAACHALGGELRNSDYGAYLMAIASADL
- a CDS encoding acyl carrier protein, with translation MGVDEVAVEADDPALDDVGDRLLSIVCTRLNTSCTLDDNFFALGGGSLDALEVLARIREEFGVRIRLREFFKAETLRDLRDMMGSAA
- a CDS encoding condensation domain-containing protein — protein: MTVNSTEPMTETLPIGPLQEGMWLFWRLNPASPAYCMPEIFHFEGEFVLEAVEFTFNELIRRHESLRTTFRETEAGAVQVIAREPEPRPVEVLDLRHLPEGERSERLQSAINAAANRPFDLEAEAGIRLTALRVSDSRTTLVLVAHHLVCDGLSMAVLLDEFGELYRSARRGVPAELGPVPPGYSTFVNRQLATLANGTYEEERKYWRERLAGITGSALPGAVHSSVRTPVARDTALMSLTLDDTLTESLTAFARRTRSTQFSVLLAVMKVMIAAATSEGTTVLGMATSGRTPEFERTVGLLANTIVIRSEIDLTQSFAETLGEVSLDLMEAIDHQDLPFSRMIADLDAEQQLGSDILRTVFTAGAVGSLKLGEGDLSEVFARTDQGPFDLHVACDIVDTGIALDWEYALGTYPHEVARGYAAAYQEILARLLGEPDAPMDSLGLAEVLARVPGLAGGEAAGATPAVAADRQAAEGEEGGQDAVFTPVEETVAAIWTEVLGVPVESPHDDFFDLGGHSLLVGATIAEVRQQVSQSATLRMLFDYPQLREFVSQLEVDGRPA
- a CDS encoding aminotransferase class III-fold pyridoxal phosphate-dependent enzyme yields the protein MQEPLAIVGMACRVPGAADYRSLWTGIETGATGMVRVGEEDRRRENISLDPEVRNRYVPVAAPLDGYDAFDNAAFGMSAGEADGLNLNGRVLMEVALSALEDAGCDPLRYAGGIGLFAAGGGASPISVVQRAGDSRYGDPARPLKISEAINWTSLLDNDYLATRVAYALDLRGPCLTVQSACSSSLVALHLAMRSVLHGDADMAVAGGVNVELPHRVGYYHQEGSIWSVDGSCRPFDADAGGTITASGAGAVVIKRLDQALADGDAVHAVIRGSALNNDGNRKVGFTAPSVTQQSRVIGAALANAGVDRREIGYLEAHGTATAIGDVVEWAAIEQALGPDGVRCALGATKANLGHLGAASGILGVIKAALVLAHGRIPPVANFRERNPQIRPKSDRLFVPESCGPWESEKPRLAGVSSMGVGGTNAHVVLEEPPVAEPVEESGELVAVLPVSAASERSAQDTAERVARFAAEHPGRLGALAHTLATGRRVLPHREAVVAVRREGEVTTWRTGGRLAKRKPAGVLVLPGQGMPAGDLTGAAAGIDGFAELFAEALRALPAEDRPAVEGLLSGAPADGAEPRLGELALLVQSVVIGRSLLADGLRPSALCGFSLGEFAAGVLAGVFDLGEAAAVVSERARILRDAPPGGMIRVRLAEEALAPYLGEAVSLAIVPGARDCMVSGEAAALAALTKRLRGDRVAAVRVPVAHPYHSAVLSDLLAGYRDVWAKVSLRPPEIRLMSPTEGGWLDDTTACDPGFWAGQLVRPVRFGQAMAGLRADGADLVHVLDAETGITPFVREVFGAAASAMTVKGQAGYDEVSRARLLAAAWTADLDRVAVGAGEGAGAAGPVRVHAPTYVFDHRAQEEQPPMQSEAQSTAESAEAQPAAESAPSRPVLSPARAAAVDAGVRQIVAKLVGLSPQELEADLSFIELGYDSFLLIQLADALSAEYRVDVDVRLLYFDLDSCAALSDHLKGRVAAGGPAEEAAAPATAPAPVPAPVSVSEAVRQPAPAPVVVPPAAQAGPAAVAPLPRPPVPVTGGADGTEPLPAEADWMRRTPLSKRITEEDRFALADQRNLVASRRNRREVSYPVVGARGAGARFTSVDGHEFLDLCMGFGVNLLGHASAPLTAALSSFSPSDLLIGPQSSTAGEVARGIASLTGVDRVAFTSSGTEAVMGAVRAARARTGRRLVVQFSGSYHGTFDGVLVAPRAGGERGESTPLGRGTPPSMVEDVLILPYDESALPVLESYGEQLAAVLVEPVQSRRPGYQPAALLHQLRALTSAFGAALVFDEIITGFRCHQGGAAAYFGVHPDLVTYGKVIGGGMPIGVIAGDAEFMAPIDGGRWREGDVGFPQRPSMVFAGTFGKHPMTMAVAQQMVWHLKKESPRLQTGLTDMTAGLAARINARAAAQGHPLEVEHFSSLFRINVEGGPLAEDMFSLGLRNRGIYVWEGGTCFLSAAHTEADCARIAEAVAETAAELDAHGHWDKVRARRTAGPASDPVPAAVPASEPVPAPVPEPAAGPVAAGEAPLTDGQKLLWMATELGGELGQAYQMSDVLRVEGVVDAERLRRAVERVAARHEAMRTGFDEYGEFQRTVAHAVPDFSAGTLADASAGEVEALLHQHALRPVDLSAPSLFRFHLLQTEDAAFVQATAPHAVVDGWSFQVLWSELSACYLDETAGAALEPPAGFLEYARRKREEEDGRFEAGSARWRERFEKVWASAPLTEDAGPWQPLTRADGLPAQSLADLRGLARASGATRHTAALAAVAVAASLLTGTDQALLMAHQTGQPRYTDRPLMGFCVDLLPVFAELPDAGSLIDVAKGLQRQILEFSPHTSGLYRVLQEQRYRRQPSGLLAFNYEVQPPAGLFGSTATPVVLPRPSSARPATVTVAEQDEGVEVLCEVAGASDLGPHVGRLADTVRQVLAEPAVPLGELRRRARA